One Brassica napus cultivar Da-Ae chromosome A5, Da-Ae, whole genome shotgun sequence DNA window includes the following coding sequences:
- the LOC125609135 gene encoding protein RALF-like 22 — translation MNSRAIYAVIAILAIVISAVNASVGDFGGSLDFVRTGSSSLFSGCKGSIAECIAEEEEMEFDSDISRRILAQKKYVSYGAMRKNSVPCSRRGASYYNCQRGAQANPYRRGCSTITRCRR, via the coding sequence ATGAACTCTCGGGCGATCTACGCCGTCATAGCCATCCTCGCGATCGTAATCTCAGCCGTCAACGCAAGCGTCGGCGACTTCGGAGGCTCGCTTGACTTCGTACGGACAGGATCTTCTTCGCTCTTCTCAGGATGCAAAGGATCCATCGCCGAGTGTATAGCTGAGGAAGAGGAGATGGAGTTCGACTCCGATATCAGCCGGCGCATCTTAGCGCAGAAGAAGTACGTTAGCTACGGTGCGATGAGGAAGAACAGTGTGCCTTGCTCACGCCGTGGAGCTTCGTACTACAACTGCCAGCGTGGCGCTCAGGCGAATCCTTACCGCCGTGGATGCAGCACCATCACAAGGTGCAGACGTTGA